ATCGATCAACGACCTCGGCGGCGTCGCCCGGCCCTACATCCCCAACCGAGAGCGCGAGGGCTACGGCCTCAACGTCGCGGCCATCGAGGCGCTGGCAGCAGCGGGCACGCGCCTGCTCGTGACCTGCGACTGCGGCACTACGAACGTCCTCGAGGTCGAGCGCGCCCGACAGCTCGGCGTCGACGTCATCGTCGTCGACCACCACACGCCGCCGGCCGCATTGCCGCCCGCCACGGCGCTCGTGAACCCCAAGCTGCCAACGTCCGCATATCCCTTCACGGAGTACGCGACCGCCGGCCTCGCCTACCGCCTGGCCGGCGTCCTGTACGAGGCCTGCGGCCGCCCGTTCCCCGCCGGACACTACCTCGACCTGGCCGCCCTCGGCACCGTGGCCGACCTCGTGCCGCTCGTGGACGAGAACCGCGACATTGTCCGCCGCGGCCTCGCGGCCATCGCGAGCACCTCGCGGCCGGGAGTGGCCGCCCTGCTCCGCGCCGCCGGCATCGCGCCCAAGGAGGTATCGTCCCAGGCGATTGCCTACGCTCTGGCCCCGCGCCTCAACGCCGCCGGCCGCCTCGAAGACGCCTCGGCCGCCCTGGAACTGCTCATGACCCCTGACGAGGCGAGGGCGGACGAGCTCGCCGCCCGGCTCGACGTCCTCAACCGCGAGCGCCAGGACATGACCCGCGCCGCCGAGGCGCTGGCCAGGGAGATGACGGAAGGGCTCGAAGCGCCGCTGACTTTCGTAGGTTCGCCGGGCTTTCACCAGGGCATCGTGGGGCTGGTGGCATCTAAGCTGGTCGAGAGCTTCGGCCGCCCGGCAGTGGTCTTCCACGTGGGCGAGACCCACAGCCGCGGCAGCTGCCGCAGCATCGCCGATTACGACATCGTCAGCGGGTTGCGCGCCTGCGCCGACCTCTTCGACCGCTTCGGCGGACACCGGCAGGCAGGCGGCTTCACCATCCGTAATGACCGCCTGCCGGAACTGCGTGACCGCCTCCTCGAGCACGCCGGCAGGGCCCTTGCAGGAGTGGAACTCGGTCCGAGCGTGGACATCGACGCCGAATGGGAGCTGGGCCGCGTCCGCGGACACGAGATCAAGTGGCTCTCCAGGCTGCAGCCGCACGGCATGGCGAATCCGGACCCGACTCTCCTTAGCCGGCGCGTACAGGTCCTGGAGTCGTGGACGGTC
This genomic window from Dehalococcoidia bacterium contains:
- the recJ gene encoding single-stranded-DNA-specific exonuclease RecJ, giving the protein MTAPAFPPARGRRRWRLRPAPRSPGRLAHLGLPPLIAKLLELRGITSAAEARVFLGGSDLPRRDPFLLPGLDAAVRRLRDAVRNRDPVAVYGDFDVDGITSTATLTESINDLGGVARPYIPNREREGYGLNVAAIEALAAAGTRLLVTCDCGTTNVLEVERARQLGVDVIVVDHHTPPAALPPATALVNPKLPTSAYPFTEYATAGLAYRLAGVLYEACGRPFPAGHYLDLAALGTVADLVPLVDENRDIVRRGLAAIASTSRPGVAALLRAAGIAPKEVSSQAIAYALAPRLNAAGRLEDASAALELLMTPDEARADELAARLDVLNRERQDMTRAAEALAREMTEGLEAPLTFVGSPGFHQGIVGLVASKLVESFGRPAVVFHVGETHSRGSCRSIADYDIVSGLRACADLFDRFGGHRQAGGFTIRNDRLPELRDRLLEHAGRALAGVELGPSVDIDAEWELGRVRGHEIKWLSRLQPHGMANPDPTLLSRRVQVLESWTVGEDGRHLRLKLKDGPVTWSGILFNWEQEAPAAGSLADVVYSFAGDRYGPVYADGGKALQLTLEDLAPAG